GGGTCGGCCCCAGCCACCAGATGCAGCCCGTCGCCATCATCCTGCACATGCCAGTATGCGGGCGGGGTCATGCGCGCGCGCAGCCGTGACAAGCGCCACGCCGCGCCCACCGGGTCTGCTGCCGAACGCGCGCGCGCCGCGCAGGGGGCCAGATGCCAGCGGGTTTCCACCCCCGGCGTTCCGCCGTCGCCCGGTGTCAGCACCAGCGCGCGCACCCCTCCCGGGCGGCGCGCGCTGCCATCCTCTGCGGCCAGATGCAGGCGGCGCAACGGGGTCATGGCCACGGGTTCGGCCAGATCAAGCACGACCAAGGCGCAGGCACCGCTGCGCAACCCGTCCTCGGCGCAGCCCAGCAACTCGGTGGTGCGCGGGGCCTCTGCCAACACCAAGCCGCCCGGCAGGGCCCATTCCGCCAATCCATGCGGATACAGCCGGTCGGGATTGTGCCGCAGCCGCAGCCACAGCGCCGGTGCCCCCGGTGCCATGCTCTGAGCCATGGCCCAAGCGGCCAAAACCCGCCGCGCCGGACCGCAGAATTCATGCGCGCGTCCGGGCGCCAGCGTCAGGATGCCGGGCAGGAAAAGCGTGCCATCATCCAGCATGGAATCCTCTTGTTCATTATTTGTTCTATATTTGCGCATAAGATGAACCAAGGCAAGAAAACGGTTTAACTTGGGTCCAGAGTGGGTAAGTTGCAGTCCAAACCTGCTTGGAAGAAGGATGGACAGAATGTGCAAAAGGACATTGGGCCGCAGCGACCTAAGTGTTTCGGATTACTGTCTGGGCACAATGACCTATGGCAGCCAGACGGATGAGGCCGACGCCCATCGCCAGATGGATATGGCATGGGAAGCGGGGATCAATTTTCTGGACGCGGCAGAAATGTATCCGGTCAACCCCGTCACGCTGGAAACCGCGGGCCGGACAGAGGAAATTGTCGGGCGCTGGCTGGCCAGCCGCAAACCGGCCGGTGCCGTGGTCGCCACCAAGATCACCGGTGAAGGCTCGGTTGCGGTGCCGGGCGGCGTGCCGATCTCGGGCGCGCGGATGCGCGACGCGGTCGATGCCTCGCTCAAGCGGTTGCAACTGGACTGTATCGACATCTACCAACTGCATTGGCCCAATCGCGGTTCCTATCATTTCCGCAAAAGCTGGGGGTTCGATCCGTCAGGGCAGAACCGGGCAGAAACCGTGGCCCATATGCGCGAGATCCTGACCCTCGCGGCAGAGCTGGTGGCGGCAGGCAAGATCCGCCATATCGCCTTGTCGAATGAAAGCGCATGGGGCACGGCGATGTGGCTGCGGCTGGCAGAGGAAGAGGGGCTGCCGCGGGTTCTGACTGTGCAGAACGAATATTCGCTTCTGTGCCGCTATTTCGACTTGGACATGGCAGAGCTGTGCGTGAACGAGGATATCCCGCTTCTGGCCTATACACCCTTGGCCGCCGGGCTGTTGACCGGCAAATACGCAGGCAACGTAACCCCGGACGATTCGCGCCGCTCCCGCAATGCCGATCTGGGCGGGCGCATTACCGGGCGGGTGTTCGAAGCGGTTTCCGGCTATCTGGCCATTGCCAATGAACACGGCATCGACCCGGTGCATATGGCGATCAATTGGACATTGACGCGACCTGCGCCGACCCTGCCCATCATTGGCGCAACCACCTCCGAACAGCTTGCGCATATTCTGAAAGGTGTGGATGTCACGATCACGCCAGAGATGCGCGCGGCAATCGACCAGATGAACCGCGCCATGCCGATGGTGTTCTAAGCTGTCATTCAACCGTTACCCGCGCGGACTATCCCGCGCGGACACCTTGACGGAGCCCAATATGCACTTGCCCCCCTTGCGTGCCGTGTTGTTCGACAAGGACGGCACGCTGTTCGATTTTGCCGCAAGCTGGGCAGGGTGGATGGGCGCTGTGATCGACACGCTCTCCGAAGGTGATTTGGCCCGCGCCGAGGCATTGGCGCAGGCCTTGCGATTTGACCGCGCGGCGCAGGCGTTTGATCCGTCCTCGCCGGTCATTGCCGGAACGCTGGATGAGAGTGCGGCGCTGATCCGCGCGCTTGTGCCGGCGCATCGCGTGGCCGGGTTGGAGCGCTACCTAATCGAAAGCTCTGCCAAGGCGCAAATGGTGCCGCCGGTGCCGCTTGACCCGTTGCTGGCAGGGTTGCGCGCACGCGGGCTGGTGCTGGGCGTGGCCACGAATGATGCCCAAGATTCGGCCCATGCCCATTTGCACGCCGCCGGAATTGCCGGGCATTTCGCGCATGTTCTGGGCTTTGACAGCGGCTACACACCCAAACCCGCGCCCGATATGCTGTTGGGCTTTGCCGCCCGCGCGGGGCTGCCGCCCGAAAGCGTGGCAATGGTCGGCGACAGCACGCATGACCTGTTGGCCGGGCGGGCGGCGGGGATGGTCTGTATCGCCGTGCTGACGGGGATGGCGGATGAAGCCGCACTTGCACCCTATGCCGATCTGGTGCTGCCCGACATCGGGCATTTGCCCGATCATATTGCCTAAATCATCCCGGCGCTGCCGCTGCCTTGCGGCGGCGCAGTCCAGATCGGCAAACGCGCGAAACCAGCCCCGCCCGTTCGGTCAGAACCGCTCACCATCCTGCTG
This genomic window from Roseibaca calidilacus contains:
- a CDS encoding ImuA family protein, giving the protein MLDDGTLFLPGILTLAPGRAHEFCGPARRVLAAWAMAQSMAPGAPALWLRLRHNPDRLYPHGLAEWALPGGLVLAEAPRTTELLGCAEDGLRSGACALVVLDLAEPVAMTPLRRLHLAAEDGSARRPGGVRALVLTPGDGGTPGVETRWHLAPCAARARSAADPVGAAWRLSRLRARMTPPAYWHVQDDGDGLHLVAGADPHILP
- a CDS encoding aldo/keto reductase, translating into MCKRTLGRSDLSVSDYCLGTMTYGSQTDEADAHRQMDMAWEAGINFLDAAEMYPVNPVTLETAGRTEEIVGRWLASRKPAGAVVATKITGEGSVAVPGGVPISGARMRDAVDASLKRLQLDCIDIYQLHWPNRGSYHFRKSWGFDPSGQNRAETVAHMREILTLAAELVAAGKIRHIALSNESAWGTAMWLRLAEEEGLPRVLTVQNEYSLLCRYFDLDMAELCVNEDIPLLAYTPLAAGLLTGKYAGNVTPDDSRRSRNADLGGRITGRVFEAVSGYLAIANEHGIDPVHMAINWTLTRPAPTLPIIGATTSEQLAHILKGVDVTITPEMRAAIDQMNRAMPMVF
- a CDS encoding HAD family hydrolase: MHLPPLRAVLFDKDGTLFDFAASWAGWMGAVIDTLSEGDLARAEALAQALRFDRAAQAFDPSSPVIAGTLDESAALIRALVPAHRVAGLERYLIESSAKAQMVPPVPLDPLLAGLRARGLVLGVATNDAQDSAHAHLHAAGIAGHFAHVLGFDSGYTPKPAPDMLLGFAARAGLPPESVAMVGDSTHDLLAGRAAGMVCIAVLTGMADEAALAPYADLVLPDIGHLPDHIA